A stretch of DNA from Acipenser ruthenus chromosome 21, fAciRut3.2 maternal haplotype, whole genome shotgun sequence:
gaaaatatgcATTACCGAGTACCCTTTAACAATGCCACGGAACATTACTTTAAACATGAAGATAACCTGCAAACTCTAACTGGGAACTAGTTTTCTAGTTTATTGATACAAGATGAATACCATGAGATCAACTGAATATAGGATAgggaaacattttcttttcttttcttttttaaactggtgttttccatttcaatgtgttttttagCACTCATTATCATTGCTGATGGGTTAACAGTTCAGTCTTTGTATTTCTAAGACATGACGATATTGGAATCATACTCCAGATGTCTGGCCTGCTGTCACCTGTTTTTGTGATGTTGTCTGCGCGAGCTCAAGCTCCCGAAGCCAGGAATCTTTAGGAAAGCGGTAGACCTCCAGCCAAGACTCCCCATTGCCTGTGTTGAGAAGCCAGGCTTGGTTAAGCAATTCAAACTAGGCTAAATGTGCAGAACAAGTAAGCAGCCTCCAGACTTTATAAAAGTGAGTCGGCGATTTGGCTTCCCACTTTATCTGGAGTATGGGTTGCTAGAAATGAATCACCAATTCATTTATTGATTTCTGTCCTGCAAAAAAGAAGCgacttttatatattttctatatttgttcatcacatttctttttagttttttttttttcttaggggAAAGTGTTTTACCTTCCAACATTACACCTGCAAAATCCCCTCCTCTTGACAGCTCAAACTTGGTACAGAGGTTTCTTCTACTTACATCTTCCTGGATAAAATTACATAGATTTAGGTAAAGATCAATGAATTGTTTACGTTACTACCACAAAAAGCCATCAATCTCTCTATCTATGTTTTTATGGCACACTATAAAAACATCCCTTGTTTTTATAGTGTAATCTGTCTTGAAGTTTGACTTTCCCCCTAACAAAAATACCACTGACAAAAGTGAAATGTGACCTTTAGATTCTCAACATCCTATACGGGGTTTACAAAGATGTGAAAAAATAAccataataatactactactactaccaataCTAACAACAATACTTACAGGTTCATTGATGACTTTGATTAATGTGAtgaaattagaaaaataaactaagAGACGTgcaatacctaaaaaaaaaaaataaaggaaaatgttTAACCTCAATGTAATATTTGCGATACACAAATAGAAAATAGGACTATCCTTTGCTAAAGTACATTGTGATATGATATTGATAtaaacattttatgaaaaaaagatCTTTTGACTTTAATTGGATTTTCACGTGGGCATTGCATAACCTGGTGGCTGAATATTGTAAATGTTCTATTACTGTTCCTATGAAGAGAATTTCAGTGTCAAATAAATATCTGGTTTTCTGCACAgccatattaaatatatataattacccaTGTCATCCACAGTCGCAATGAGATACACTTGCCCTCCAAGACAAGTAACACAAAGAGACGTGACCTCCACATCTTCCTCTTCCCAGGCGGAAACAGCTAAGTTAGTTAAAGCACTGAATACACAAAGTCCTTTAGAAACCCCAGCAAAGACATATTCACCATCATCTGAGCTCGCCAGGCAGTTGGTCTTTCCAGAAATCTGTGCGAAAGATAAAGATTACATAATGAAGTGCATATTCCGAGGAATACCTAAAGATTGATTCTGCCCGACATAAAGTCCAATACAGTAATGTTGGTATTTTGTGGGTCTTGTTATAATTTCAGAGGTATTTACGGTCCTATTTAAACAGAATCATTAGAATGTACcatgcttacaaaaaaaaaaaaaaaaggtagatttgAATGCTCACCTGGATTTGACCTGTTGCTTCTAAGACTGGTGACTGTTTCTTTAGTTGTTGTGCAAGCTTGATTTGTGCTCTGTTCTGGATAGTGCTCCATGCATCGTCGATCAATGTGTTTATCAGCTTGCTGATCATCCGAAATGGCTGGGGCAGCTCATCCTGAATCTGTTCAGGgtccttcaaaaaagcctcctcCTCATCCACACTGCAAGCCTCCTCGGACTGGGAGGGGATCTGCAGCAAGCTTTTTCTCATGTAGACAGGCATCCTGAAGCTAGTTTACAGGCCAGGTAATGCTGATATTTAAACAAAGACGTGCAATGTGAGACACTCCAAAAAAGGTGaaacaaatctaaaataaaaataattaatacaaataataataaaaaaggctatTTATTAATTATCATTCGGGTTCATTCTCGTTTTAAAGTTATATtgtgtagacatttttttttagcattaacTTGTAACCCACAGTAATATGGATCCCCAACAGAAGTATTTTACAGGTGAAAAGATTGCGAATACATATAAGTACACTAGTCTCAGCAATATATTACCACATACTCAATATTACAGTGTTCGCATCAGTAATTCGTAATGTCACAGCGAGTAGAGGGTGGTTTTCAAGATAAAATGGCAAAATACAACTGCATCCACATAAACTCTGCGTTTCATGATATTAAGAAAATACAGGCTACTGgtaatgtaaagaaaataataataataataataataataataataataataataataataataataataataacgttggTCATTTACTAAAACATTGTACTTGCAAAGTTCTTACCTTCGCATCTCAGTTGTTGACACGTTGCCATGGTATCACCACAGGAAGTGCCCTCTTTGCCTGTCCGTCTGGTAAAAGTGTCCTCACAGCAACGAGAACTGGTACTACagttaattgtactgtactgcagcCAGTATTGTTTATCCATTCATTAATTTAATAATATGGACAACTAGTGGCACAGACTTTATTTCATAACACTTTTAAGAATAAGGACGATTAGATATTTCAGAATGGTCAACTgtattgaatatgtttttttttgtttgattggtttttttttctgttgttgaaGCAGCAGAGATGATCTTTGTTTCACACGTTTCAAGGTGAAAGGGCACAATTGGTTTCCTAGTTGTTTTTTCTGGTCTGTCAAACAAGGTCCACACGCTCATTTTGTATAGGTATTTCACGTTAAACTCGCCTATTGTaaattatttctctctctctgtagataaaaaaaaaaaaaaacacactaagaTATCACTTTCGTAAGTTTTGCTGAATTTgtatagtgtgcaggtgcagcgGTTTAATATAATTATGGAATGCTTTATAACTTTTACCAACCAGAGCCAAGGCAGAGACCGCATATTCCGGTGAGTTTATTcggtgattttattattattattattattattattattattattattattattattattaataataataataataataataattattattattattattattattattattattattattattattattattagtgtatttTACACTCGCTGCAGTATTACCACATAAACTGTAATGTATTGCACATATTAGCTAAAATAGTTGGATCTTACGTGAAAATAGTTTACAAAAGAAGTGCACGTGCGGCTGGAGTCAACAGAACAAGTGTTTGAGTTCATGCGAGTATTTTACTCAGGTtgtagaaaataggaggcaagcTAGCAGAGCTCAGTGTTCAGGTGTGCCTTATTCCCATCCCTTCATTGCACTTGAATACAAGATCACTTTGCACTGCTCTGACCTAACCGAAACCGGTCTTTTGTATACTCATGTTTGACTTCATGGGCTGTGTTGGTTCGTTTGCAAGCGACTCACTGCTGTTCTGTACTTGGTTTCTTTCAGAGCCGCTCAGTATGGATCtgccttgtttgtttatttattgaaaaacaaatCTGGAAGACAGAAACTGATCAAAAAGCTACAGAGCCTGGAATCCAACATGAGCACAGGAAGGAAGTGTAAGTGTTGGAGTGATGCAGAGGGAGAGGGAAAACTGCTCCCCAAAGCACAGCATTCACAAGCAAAAACAGGGAGGGAAATACGACTCCCGTTGCATTGCAGTttgttccattcctggttttactttgagtttaataagacacgcctgacCTTGTTACCTACATACTGTGGCTGCTCACgctggtagtaaaaccaggaatgtgtgaaactgctgtgcaacagaagtcttatttccatccctgaattaaTAATGTCACAAACATGGCCCTCCAGCACATTATCTGTTTAGTGTCAATATGGATATTAATGCAATGAGTGATGCCACTGTGATAAAATGTGACAGACacggctcaaactgctatgcaatgggagtctcatttccatccctgagtgCCACTCTGCTCAGCTCACGGTCTTAACATCTTACCTTTCTTTCAGTGTTCAGACTGGGAAACACAGTCAGTTCGATCGATGCAGCCAAACGCACCATGCATCTTGAAGACCCAATGCTGCGTTTGTGCTTGACGGTGGCCAATTTGAATCGCTCCCTGTATTTCTTGTGTGACAACATACTGTGGGCAAGAAGTATCGGGCTGGTTACTGACATGGACAAGGAGAAGTGGAGCGTGCGGGCCTCCCGCTGTTACTTTGTCTCCTTGCTCATGAACCTGACCCGGGACCTGTACGGAATCTACCGGGCAATGGAGCGGGAGGCTCAAGACAAGCAGTATCGACAGAAGGTGAGCCAGCACTGCAGTGACAGCAGAGATGTGGCGTGCATGGCAGTCCTGGATCTCCAGGCTTTCCTCCTGCTGCTGTATCACAGCCTGAGACGCAACCCCTCTATCCTGCTGGACACGGCGAAGAATGTGTGTGACCTCTTCATTCCCATGGACAGGCTCGGCATTTATAAAACAAACCCCGGAGTGGTGGGCTTGTGTGGACTGATGTCCTCTATTTTAGGAATCCTTGCACTCGTAAAACCAAGCTTCAAACTGAAGCCTTAACATTGGAAGCAGTGATTAGGTATCATGAAGCTGAATATGTACGGTTTGTGATATTGCAAAAGTTGCACAGTTATTATTGATAGATGATAGATACAAAGAagtagatgtgataccttttattggactaactaaacagtaattaatcacaagctttcaataCCTCAAAGGTCTCTTTCTTGAGGTGAAAGTAGAAATGAGAGGttgtatcacatctccttctctttgtctatcctCTCTGGACTGatatggctaccatttcatctgttAATACCATACAGCAAAAGGTCTTTCTGTAACGTAACATACAGTAAACcgcttggttctttttctatagTACTGTGAAACATTAAGCCTAAATACTATAGGACATGCTCTGCTATAAGCGGGTATTGTAGGAAATAAGCAGAACTATTATTATGGTTCGAAGCAGGAATTTAAAATGAGGAAATATAGAAACTACTGTATGTTCTAATAATGTACTTACCGCATGGCATTCCATGGAACATTTAGACATTTTCTATTGGGGGACACTGGAATTTCTAATACATGTTGTATGTTGGAAAGAAAATAATTTGGCCATCATGGGCAACAATGGGAATAATTTCCACAGCTGCCCTGGACTGGTGCTATTGCCAGCCTTGGCTTTGTATCTTGGGGCTATTTTACATTGATATTCTGCATGGAATATACCTCAGCTGATTTGCTACCAGGGGTATTCAATTGATTATCAGACTTTGTTTGCTTTTATTGTTAAGTTCAGATTTAACAGGTGTAGTAATTGCAATTGTATTTAATGCTGTAGATATATTTTAGTGCTAGATGCACTCTTTGTCTAGTTCAAAGTTTATTTaagtctaatatatatatttgtaaacaaGAGAAAGCGTTCCTAACAACTTTTGAGTATAAATGACCAAGCCTTTTTTTGGTAGTCTTTAGTACATAAAAATCTAACTATGCAAGTATTTTAAAGTATGCAAAATAAACAGTTCTATCTGAAAATAGAATTATTATATATACTTATTACACTGTGTATTCTATTGAGAGCCTGTGTGGCTAAGATTCACTGAAATGTATGTATGGTTAGGTGGCGTGGTTGTGAACTAATAAAGTGTTTTTTCTTGGCTCCTGTTTTGTCAAAGCAACTCATTTGCACATTGATTGAACTGAAGTCTACAAACCTGTTagttattcatgtttttttgttgttgtttttgatggAATCACAGATGGCACAGAAATCCAGAACACTGGTAACCTAGAGCTTTATCACAGCAAGCACTGTTTATGAAGTCTATCAAATTACACAAAATGCAGCACTGTAACTGTAGCTTAATCATGTATGATAAATGTCAATTTGCCTATGCTGTAGTATTTTGTGAATAACACAGTGAGGTTATCTTGTGCCAAAGCATAACATATCAAAGTCCTCTCTGTAGCAAAATATGAGCTTTTATTACGATTTCAAAAGTGCTGCAAACATTGTGTAAATAACAGCAGAGACAAAACTACAGGCATTTCCAAAGTAACATTCTGACTCTCAAATGCATTACAAGGTGAGTTTTCAGAAAAGCCTGTAGTCTGTGGTGTATTAGAGCATGTTGAAGAGCGCAGAGTCCAACTTTGCTCATTGCATTTGAACTTCAGTTGAATTGGAATGAAAAGATGGAAATGTTGAAATGACATGTTTGTTGTAGATACGGAGCTTCGTTGTTTAGAGTTTGCTTCAGTCAGATCAGACACAGTGACCTCTGTGGCATTGTTCCTGTGTGACATATTTGAATCAAATTCAAGATTGCAGAGTTTTTATTGTAAGGATTGCACAAAACGTCACCTCGTACCCACATGATTCAGGGTTTGCTTGTGACACATTTAATAAGTTTACTGGAAGCAGACggttcttaaaggcacagtggtTGACCATGTAGCTAATGAAATCATTTCTCAGTTatgcacaaaataataaacaaatagcaAACGTGCATTTTCATTTAACAAAAAGGGATAGCTTTCAATTTATGTTAATTTCAGTCAGTTTTGTACTTGCACTCTCTACCCTATTTCACCAGGAGAGTGAAATTCTCCTTCAagtcctttttttctgtttgattaaCTATTTGATTCCCTTACTgactaacatgctttgacccacaGGCTAAATGACTTAGGAAGTGCAAGTATaaaagactacctgaaagtaagacatGCTGGTCCCGGCAGATATCATTTCTGAAATGAAAACCCATGCTTGCTGTAACATGTCCTTCCTTGAAAACTGCACAGGTGTGACCTGCTTAGCAGATGGAGCTGCATGGCAGATGGGGGGTTTTGGAATAATTTCATCAACACAAGTGGAGTGTTAATATTGATTGAGGTCACTGAAAATCCCTTTATATTATGAGAAACCTTACCCTTCCACAAGCTGTGACTTAATAAGTGTATAACTTCTCTGCACAGACGCATACAAACTATACCTGCAGGGCCCCCTTCATACACCTGAGGTGAATTTCCTGTTTCCTTCACCTAAATTTCGAAAAGAGTAATGGTGAGTTGAACTCAAACCCACTGCTGTAATGAACCTTATAACATTGTTTTACAGTGTAGCAGAGACTGCTGTGTACCAATCACTGCAGTGTGGGTGGGCCGGGGAGTGGCAGTACAGTATCTCTCTAgttgctgtgtgtcagtctgctcCAAGGAGGGAATATCAGAACACAGCTGGAGAGCGTTGCAAGGGGCTGCTGTACTTGTGTAATTATTCACATTTTCcatacttgtattattattattattattattatttcttctgtgGTACATTGATTACAACAGAATTCATATTGTCTGGAATCTGAATTGTGTAGCTGTGTAGTTTGAGACTTATTCTACAATGTTGTTGGGTTGAAATCTTTTGCAAGGACTGAATTAGAAGTTTCCTTGGTTACCAAAGGTAATTATACTTTGATGGTAACGATGCAGTGCACCTGTCCATACTTTTCAAtttggtactgttttttttttcttgaaatgaTTACTTCTTTGGTAATGTTTTCCTGTAATatctgtgtggtgtgtgtgtgtgtgtgtgttttttttttcagtctgaaCTGCATCGTTCTGTTTATGTATTCCGTGTTTTCCGATTGGGTTCAGTTTGCTTAGTACAGATCAGCAGGTAGTGATTTCTTCCTCCACTGCTACTGAAGAACAGCGTGAGACATGCTTGCACACTGCAGGAGCAAATCCTCTACTGAGTGACGCAAGGAAAACTGTCTCATCTGCTGTTTATTCTTTTAGATTAACGTGTCACCATGGCCACAGAGAGAACATCACCTGTCCAAAAGGATAACAGCcaggtaaatattattattattattattatgttttcagTTGGGACCAGCCATAAACAACATTGTTGTATGTAGAAGCAGTTGCTGTACAGTCttttaagttgtttatttttagttcatCTCTTTGAAGATAGGATAGAGCACATCTTTGCATTGGTATGAACATATTGATTTAGATTATTGCAATCCTCTGAAATGTACTTCAGATTATAAATTCTTATCAAACTCAAATCAACAAGACAACATTAAGGCGGATGTCTTCATTTGGCAAGTGCCTAGTACTTCCTTGATTGGCAGTTGAATTCCGAGCGGAAATGTTTCTCCACTTGGTTTAGGCAGTCAGGGATAAGCATGATTTGTTAAAGCCTGTGACAGCCCTGGCAGCCATGCTGGATTGCATGAGCCCCGTATCCGTGTGATCCCGGGATCACAGCTATAAAGAAGAGGTTGTGTAATGCAGGTGGGGTGTATAAAACCCCAACTGTGGCTTCAACTCTTGAGTTTCTTGTAAGTTTGTATTTGTGTCCTGTGAAGATGAATGTGTTCGGGAGGCTCTTTGAACTCCCAGTGGTGAGCTCCACATACAGCCTCATCCAGAAGACCTACTCGAGCACCAAGCAGACCCACCCCATCGTCTGCACCGTCTGTGAAGTGTACGAGAAGGGAGCCAAGACTGCCACCAGCCTCGCCGTGTGGAGCATGCAGCCCGCCCTCCACAGGCTGGAGCCTCAGAGTAAGTCCGGCGCAGCACTGTAGGTCAAGTTCAAAAGCCAGCGTTCACTTaggtgtgtgttagtgtgtgtgtgtgtgtgtgtgtgtgtgtgtgtgtgtgtgtgtgtgtgtgtgtgtgtgtgtgtgtgtgtgtgtgtgtgtgtggctcacAGAGACATCTAACCCCACAGTTCTGAAAGCTTGAGCAGGCCATCATTCACAGAACACATGCTGTCGCTACAGAATAAAAGAGATAGACAATAAAGATCCCTgtatttaacccccccccccccagacattGCTGGCAGCTAATGTGACTTCTCCCTTAGGATCCTAGCTACAGTTtgtcaagtttaaaaaaactaaataagagAAAACTGCAGTTACACAATTTGTCCACCGGTGGCACTGTTTGCTCAGTTAAGATCCAATTAATAGAAGTAGGGTACATATTATAAAGTGGCAGATTAAATGTAGAGTCAAACTGCATGTCACAGCTCAGCCTTTCTAATAGCCACACATAACCTGCAGTCCTACTATAGAGAAATTCTTCTTTTGTTGGAGCGAGAACCCACTGCTATTGCTTCACCTGCCCTTTTGCCTACATCAGTTTACCAACTCTCTCTGTGATGTTGCACAATGAAGAGACTTTTGCTTGTCTTGTTTCTGATTTGGCACGTTAATAAGCCATGTCTAGACATGGCAGCAGAGTTATACAGCAGTTGCCTGTGATTGAAACTTGGATTCACTTTCTGCAGATTTGAGTTCAAGGTTTGGAGTGTGCAGCTGGCAATCCTGGTCTGGGCAGAGCCATTGTGTAGCTCTCTGGGGAGGTTTCTTTAAGCGATTAACTGTAAACCTGTTGACATCAGAGAATAAAAGGAATTGGAATCTTTAATGTAACCGCTGTGCCAGGAATGTTTAACTCTCAGAAGGTCTCCTGTGAGAGTTAACTGAGCTTTCTGTCCTTCACCTTTCCATTCACAAGCACTCAGTTTAATACCAAAATACAATCTGCGTCTTTTAGCACAGGCATACAGTACCATACTGCACAGTGTAGGGCAGTGAGACATGATGTCTAGCGTGCTTCTGCACCATACAGACAGGCATGGTACTCAGAGTGGTGATCACACTATACATACAGACATGGCACTCAGAGTGGTGATCACACTATACATACAGGCATGGTACTCAGAGTGGTGATCACACTATACATACAGGCATGGTATTCAGAGTGGTGATCACACTATACATACAGGCATGGTATTCAGAGTGGTGATCACACTATACATACAGACATGGTACTCAGAGTGCTGACCTGTTGTCCAGATGAGGAAAGTATTTC
This window harbors:
- the LOC117428026 gene encoding peroxisomal membrane protein 11A-like, with the protein product MECFITFTNQSQGRDRIFRAAQYGSALFVYLLKNKSGRQKLIKKLQSLESNMSTGRKLFRLGNTVSSIDAAKRTMHLEDPMLRLCLTVANLNRSLYFLCDNILWARSIGLVTDMDKEKWSVRASRCYFVSLLMNLTRDLYGIYRAMEREAQDKQYRQKVSQHCSDSRDVACMAVLDLQAFLLLLYHSLRRNPSILLDTAKNVCDLFIPMDRLGIYKTNPGVVGLCGLMSSILGILALVKPSFKLKP